The following are encoded together in the Flavobacterium sp. TR2 genome:
- a CDS encoding glycosyltransferase produces the protein MSIDYSANKTILVAPLNWGLGHATRCIPIIKALQENNYIPIIASDGVALALLRKEFPYIQTLELPSYHIEYAKNGKNFKWKLIKNLPKMITAILDEKKMVNHWVKKHGIDGIISDNRLGVISKKVPSVFITHQLNVMTGNTTWFTSKCHQHFIKKYNQCWVPDTNEKINLTGDLGHLKNNDLNLKYIGPLSRMKKKDTPKIYDLMIILSGPEPQRTFLDEKLQKEAAKYPGKVVFVQGKVEKSQEKWQAGNVTYYNFMNSKQLEQTFNESEFVLCRSGYTTVMDLAKLGKKAFFIPTPGQYEQEYLAVKLQEENLVPYAIQDDFTIQDLSKVDSFKGLSQFENNIDWDSLFAVFEDKTA, from the coding sequence ATGAGTATAGATTATTCTGCGAATAAAACTATTTTAGTGGCTCCATTAAACTGGGGACTTGGGCACGCTACTCGCTGCATTCCTATTATCAAGGCGCTTCAAGAGAATAATTACATCCCTATAATTGCTTCTGACGGAGTTGCGCTGGCTTTATTGCGAAAAGAATTTCCTTATATACAAACTTTAGAACTGCCTTCTTATCATATTGAATATGCAAAGAATGGCAAAAACTTTAAATGGAAGCTGATTAAAAATCTTCCGAAAATGATTACCGCCATTTTGGATGAAAAAAAGATGGTAAATCATTGGGTAAAAAAGCACGGCATTGATGGCATTATCTCGGATAACAGATTGGGAGTGATCAGCAAAAAAGTGCCTTCTGTTTTTATTACGCACCAATTGAATGTAATGACTGGAAACACGACTTGGTTTACCAGTAAATGCCATCAGCATTTTATTAAAAAATACAATCAGTGCTGGGTTCCAGACACGAATGAAAAAATAAACCTGACAGGAGATTTAGGCCATTTAAAAAATAATGATCTGAATCTAAAATATATCGGTCCGTTGAGCCGCATGAAAAAGAAGGATACTCCAAAGATATACGATCTGATGATTATATTGTCTGGTCCCGAACCGCAGCGCACTTTCTTGGATGAAAAACTGCAGAAAGAAGCGGCAAAATATCCTGGAAAAGTAGTTTTTGTACAAGGAAAAGTAGAAAAATCTCAAGAAAAATGGCAGGCTGGAAATGTTACCTACTATAATTTTATGAACTCCAAACAGCTCGAACAGACTTTTAACGAAAGTGAGTTTGTTTTGTGCCGTTCTGGCTACACCACGGTAATGGATTTGGCAAAGTTGGGCAAAAAAGCCTTTTTTATTCCGACGCCGGGACAATACGAGCAGGAATATCTAGCAGTAAAACTTCAAGAAGAAAATCTTGTGCCCTATGCAATCCAAGACGACTTTACGATTCAGGATTTATCAAAAGTGGACTCGTTTAAAGGATTATCCCAATTTGAAAATAATATTGACTGGGATTCCCTATTTGCTGTTTTTGAAGACAAAACTGCATAA
- a CDS encoding OprO/OprP family phosphate-selective porin encodes MIKRKLLAVLLLLTCAANAQETNKQELNKQDVKNEVMRILDSINKAKLPDTKSGGGVEEHWYDRISLRGYAQIRYNGLFSTNDKVSCEQCDRSWGTTSTAPDAKANNGLFIRRARLVFSGQVHPNVFFYFQPDFASSPSSGINNFVQIRDLYFDLSFDKKKEYRVRVGQSKIPYGFENMQSSSQRLTLDRADAINSSILNERDLGIFFYWAPAEIRKRFEMLVKDGYKGSGDFGVFAFGVYNGQIANKLDGNRDLNVVTRVTYPFVIGSQIIEPGIQAYTGKWAFTGEVSPGVIVNDPQYVKDQRVGATFVLYPRPFGIQTEYNIGTGPRYNTLTKTIDQTDLNGGYVLLNYKWDIKKQHIYPFAKFQYYDGGKKYEKDARSYVVRDYQFGVEWQPIKAFELTAEYVVADRTFEDSALPINRQQGNVLRLQVQFNF; translated from the coding sequence ATGATAAAAAGAAAATTATTGGCAGTTTTATTACTGCTGACCTGTGCTGCAAATGCGCAAGAAACGAACAAGCAAGAGCTGAACAAACAGGATGTAAAAAACGAAGTAATGCGTATTTTAGATTCTATAAACAAAGCAAAACTTCCTGATACTAAATCTGGAGGTGGAGTTGAAGAACATTGGTATGATAGAATCTCTCTTCGAGGTTATGCGCAAATTAGATACAATGGTCTGTTTTCTACAAACGATAAAGTTTCTTGCGAGCAATGTGATAGATCTTGGGGAACAACTTCGACAGCTCCAGACGCAAAAGCAAATAACGGACTTTTTATTCGCCGTGCCCGTTTAGTGTTTTCTGGGCAAGTGCACCCAAATGTATTTTTCTATTTTCAGCCCGATTTTGCAAGTTCGCCGTCAAGCGGAATTAATAACTTCGTTCAGATTCGCGACTTGTATTTTGATCTTTCTTTTGATAAGAAAAAAGAATATCGAGTGCGTGTCGGGCAAAGTAAAATTCCGTACGGATTTGAAAATATGCAGTCAAGCTCACAACGTTTGACTTTAGACCGTGCCGATGCCATCAACTCTTCAATTTTGAATGAGCGTGATTTAGGAATATTCTTTTATTGGGCGCCAGCCGAAATCAGAAAACGTTTTGAAATGCTGGTTAAAGACGGTTACAAAGGTTCTGGAGATTTTGGGGTTTTTGCTTTTGGGGTTTACAATGGTCAGATTGCAAACAAATTGGACGGAAACCGAGACTTGAATGTTGTAACCAGAGTAACGTATCCTTTTGTTATTGGAAGCCAGATTATAGAACCAGGAATTCAGGCTTATACTGGTAAATGGGCTTTTACAGGAGAAGTTTCGCCGGGAGTTATTGTTAATGACCCTCAATATGTAAAAGATCAGCGAGTGGGAGCGACTTTTGTTTTGTATCCAAGACCATTCGGAATCCAGACCGAATACAACATCGGGACAGGACCTCGATACAATACGCTGACCAAAACAATTGACCAAACCGATTTGAATGGAGGTTACGTTTTGTTAAACTACAAATGGGATATCAAAAAACAGCATATTTATCCTTTCGCTAAATTCCAATATTATGACGGAGGAAAAAAATACGAAAAAGATGCTAGAAGCTACGTAGTTAGAGATTACCAATTTGGTGTCGAATGGCAGCCAATTAAAGCATTTGAACTTACAGCAGAATATGTAGTGGCAGACCGAACTTTTGAAGATAGCGCACTGCCAATAAACAGACAGCAAGGAAATGTCTTAAGATTGCAGGTACAGTTTAACTTCTAA
- a CDS encoding sensor histidine kinase codes for MKINFKKTYKFAIKSALYISLFTTGFVLILMSLFYKNQLKHQVAFGIIFIIAVYIFSFLVLQYRVERFIYRRVKKIYDEVSLLESTTLINQPINTDMETLSREVKKFATDKKLEIEMLEIREQYRREFLGNVSHELKTPLFTVQGYVSTLLDGAMDDKNIRKKYLKRAEKGVERLIYIVEDLDMITKLESGDLDLNMTDFDIVELIENVFELLEMKADKKKIKLAFESKNVKSVIIRGDQDRIQQVLENLIVNSIKYGKEGGLTEVGVVNLTKKKVLIRISDNGEGVEKQNIPRLFERFYRVDKSGTRSEGGSGLGLAIVKHIIEAHKEKVYVESEFGIGSEFSFTLEKANKSSKAEVK; via the coding sequence ATGAAAATTAATTTTAAGAAAACATACAAGTTTGCTATAAAATCGGCATTGTATATCAGTCTTTTCACAACAGGATTTGTGCTGATATTAATGTCATTATTTTATAAAAATCAATTAAAACATCAAGTTGCGTTTGGAATAATTTTCATTATCGCAGTCTATATTTTCTCTTTTCTGGTTTTGCAATATCGCGTAGAACGATTTATTTACCGAAGAGTAAAAAAAATCTACGATGAGGTATCATTATTAGAATCGACAACATTAATCAATCAGCCGATTAATACCGATATGGAAACGCTTTCGCGTGAGGTGAAAAAGTTTGCTACAGATAAAAAACTCGAAATCGAAATGCTCGAAATTCGTGAGCAATATAGAAGAGAGTTTTTAGGAAACGTTTCGCACGAGCTGAAAACGCCTCTGTTTACTGTTCAAGGCTACGTTTCTACTTTGCTTGATGGCGCCATGGATGATAAAAATATTAGAAAGAAATATTTAAAGCGTGCCGAAAAAGGAGTAGAGCGCCTTATTTATATCGTAGAAGATCTAGACATGATTACCAAATTAGAATCGGGAGATTTGGATTTGAACATGACTGATTTTGATATTGTCGAACTGATCGAGAATGTTTTTGAACTGCTGGAAATGAAAGCAGACAAAAAGAAAATCAAACTGGCCTTTGAAAGTAAAAATGTAAAGTCGGTTATCATTAGGGGAGATCAGGACAGGATTCAGCAGGTGCTCGAAAACTTGATTGTAAACTCTATTAAGTACGGAAAAGAGGGAGGTCTGACAGAAGTTGGAGTTGTCAACCTAACCAAGAAAAAAGTCTTAATTCGCATTAGCGATAATGGAGAAGGGGTTGAAAAACAAAATATTCCGAGACTTTTTGAACGCTTTTACAGAGTGGATAAAAGCGGAACAAGATCTGAAGGAGGTTCTGGATTAGGTTTGGCAATTGTAAAGCATATTATTGAAGCTCATAAAGAGAAAGTTTATGTAGAAAGTGAGTTCGGAATTGGTTCTGAGTTCTCTTTTACGCTTGAAAAAGCAAATAAATCGTCAAAAGCTGAGGTTAAATAA
- a CDS encoding response regulator transcription factor, translated as MKKTQTKILLVDDEPDILEIVGYNLAQEGYQIVTASNGKDAIAKAQKELPELIIMDVMMAEMDGMEACEHIRKIPELNNVIITFLTARSEDYSQVAGFDAGADDYITKPIKPKLLVSKVKALLRRLKEQEVVTDTLNVGGIEINREEYKIIKGNVEIALPRKEFELFYLLASKPGKVFKRDEILDKVWGNEVVVGGRTIDVHIRKLREKIGEDLFKTIKGVGYKFEV; from the coding sequence ATGAAAAAAACACAAACTAAGATTTTATTAGTTGACGACGAACCAGATATCTTAGAAATCGTTGGCTATAACCTTGCTCAGGAAGGCTATCAGATTGTTACAGCTTCTAATGGAAAAGATGCTATAGCAAAAGCACAGAAAGAGCTGCCAGAATTAATCATTATGGACGTGATGATGGCAGAAATGGACGGAATGGAAGCTTGCGAGCATATTAGAAAAATTCCAGAATTAAATAATGTTATCATAACATTCCTTACAGCAAGAAGCGAAGATTATTCTCAAGTAGCTGGTTTCGACGCAGGTGCCGACGACTATATAACAAAACCTATTAAGCCAAAATTATTGGTGTCTAAAGTAAAGGCGCTGTTAAGAAGATTAAAAGAGCAAGAAGTTGTTACAGATACTTTAAATGTAGGCGGAATCGAAATTAACCGTGAGGAATACAAAATCATAAAAGGCAATGTAGAAATTGCTTTGCCAAGAAAAGAATTCGAATTATTCTATCTATTGGCTTCAAAACCAGGTAAAGTTTTTAAAAGAGACGAAATTCTGGATAAAGTTTGGGGTAACGAAGTTGTGGTTGGAGGAAGAACAATCGATGTTCATATCAGAAAACTGCGCGAAAAAATAGGAGAAGATCTTTTTAAAACCATAAAAGGCGTAGGCTATAAATTTGAAGTTTAG
- a CDS encoding TonB-dependent receptor, whose translation MKFNLRFLFIALFICTISIAQNKGTISGVLTDKDMNNAALPFANVLVKGTNISVNTDVDGKYSLSVNPGNYTLIFSFLGYESVEAPVAVKANETVTVNQGLSSGSYTLKDVVVKSSAGSKQKESALLLEQKNAVDIKQSIGAQELSRKGVSDVAAAVSKTTGITKQEGSGNIFVRGLGDRYNSTTMNGLPIPSNDAEKKNINLEIFSTDILEYVSIDKVYSSKLYGDFAGGNVDIISKDYKGNGYFKIEMGSNVNTNALAEKDFKLQRGINSFGFDNPSIPSNPLTQYNYNTLQMDGKNPIAGSLGISGGKSFNVGDGGKLSFFATANFSNEYNSIRNATAKGGVNGAGVANKDFYSYTDMGYQTNSTGLLNVGYKINSDNRVSFNTVYINTSSQSKEEYAGYIVDLANNGNGLIRRFNYEKNSLWINQLLGDHKLSDRSKLNWGASYNIIDGSMPDRAQNTFRNEPNGYVLSSISRPDNHRYFQKLKEDELAGNLSVDYKFNKNSDDEYKGKFTLGASGRIKNRNFEASQFNFLSQPGYTNTIVDPNNLDLFYNETNLNNGYFNISTFRGNSQVSNALDPQTYDGKQTIFGGYLNTEYKFNPKFTAVLGLRAESIVQNVDWNTQLGDVGSDELSKVAFLPSLTMKYELNEKQNLRFGFSKTYTLPQFKERALFVYEEVLQVKVGNPYLYESDDYNLDIKWEMFPTSDELISFTAFGKYIVNPMNEVTIASSSNDISYINTGDYGYVAGAEVEYRKMLFNFDEVNTKKLSAGINASYLHTSQELNADKVDRETDYQVVFTNTKSQFTGASDLLLNADLSYLAEWENDKSLNTTIAYSYFSDRINAIGTNGRGDLVDKAFGSLDFIAKSKLNKNLGLDLVVKNILDPRINRVQENASGDVNVLSYKKGLGLSFKLNYTF comes from the coding sequence ATGAAATTCAATTTAAGATTTCTCTTTATTGCATTATTTATCTGTACGATTTCGATCGCGCAAAACAAAGGTACGATTTCTGGAGTTCTGACTGACAAAGATATGAACAACGCAGCTCTGCCATTTGCTAATGTTTTAGTTAAAGGTACAAATATTAGCGTAAATACCGACGTGGACGGAAAATATTCGTTAAGCGTTAATCCTGGAAATTACACTTTAATTTTTAGTTTTTTAGGATATGAATCTGTAGAAGCTCCAGTTGCTGTAAAAGCAAACGAAACTGTAACAGTTAATCAAGGACTTTCATCTGGAAGCTATACTCTTAAGGATGTAGTGGTAAAATCATCTGCAGGAAGCAAACAAAAAGAGTCTGCTTTGCTTTTAGAACAAAAAAATGCTGTAGATATTAAACAATCAATTGGCGCACAAGAACTTTCTAGAAAAGGAGTTAGTGATGTAGCCGCAGCTGTTTCTAAAACTACTGGTATTACAAAACAAGAAGGTTCTGGAAACATTTTCGTAAGAGGTTTAGGCGACCGTTACAATTCTACAACAATGAACGGATTGCCAATTCCGTCTAATGATGCGGAAAAGAAAAACATCAATCTTGAAATTTTCTCTACAGATATCTTAGAATATGTTTCTATAGACAAAGTTTACAGCAGTAAATTATATGGAGATTTTGCTGGAGGTAACGTAGACATTATTTCTAAAGACTATAAAGGGAACGGATATTTTAAAATCGAAATGGGTTCTAATGTAAACACAAACGCATTAGCCGAAAAAGATTTTAAATTACAAAGAGGCATCAACAGCTTTGGTTTTGACAATCCTTCAATTCCAAGCAATCCTCTAACTCAATATAACTACAACACTTTACAAATGGATGGCAAAAATCCAATTGCAGGTTCGTTAGGCATATCAGGAGGAAAATCTTTTAATGTTGGTGATGGAGGAAAGTTAAGCTTCTTTGCTACTGCAAATTTCAGTAATGAGTACAACTCAATCCGTAACGCAACTGCAAAAGGAGGAGTAAACGGTGCTGGAGTGGCAAACAAAGATTTCTATTCGTACACTGACATGGGATACCAAACAAACTCAACAGGATTATTGAATGTTGGTTATAAAATTAACTCAGACAATAGAGTAAGCTTCAATACAGTTTACATCAATACATCATCTCAATCTAAAGAAGAATATGCTGGATACATTGTCGATCTTGCAAACAACGGAAATGGTTTAATTCGTCGTTTTAACTACGAGAAAAACAGCCTTTGGATTAACCAATTACTTGGAGATCATAAATTAAGCGATAGATCTAAATTAAATTGGGGAGCATCTTACAACATTATTGATGGTTCTATGCCAGATAGAGCTCAAAACACTTTTAGAAATGAGCCAAATGGTTATGTATTATCTTCTATCTCTAGACCGGATAACCACAGGTACTTCCAAAAACTAAAAGAAGATGAGTTAGCAGGTAATCTTTCTGTAGATTACAAATTCAACAAAAATTCTGATGATGAATACAAAGGAAAATTCACATTAGGAGCAAGCGGAAGAATTAAAAACAGAAATTTTGAAGCTTCTCAATTCAACTTCTTATCGCAGCCAGGTTATACAAACACAATTGTTGATCCAAATAATCTAGATTTGTTTTATAACGAAACTAACTTAAACAACGGATATTTCAATATTTCTACTTTTAGAGGAAACTCTCAAGTATCAAACGCTTTAGATCCTCAAACATACGATGGTAAACAAACTATCTTTGGAGGTTACTTAAATACAGAATACAAATTCAACCCGAAATTTACAGCTGTTTTAGGTTTACGTGCAGAATCTATTGTGCAAAATGTAGACTGGAATACACAGTTAGGTGATGTCGGAAGTGACGAATTAAGCAAAGTAGCTTTCTTGCCAAGTTTAACAATGAAATATGAATTGAACGAAAAACAAAATTTGCGTTTCGGTTTTAGCAAAACATATACTTTGCCTCAATTTAAAGAAAGAGCATTATTTGTTTACGAAGAAGTTTTACAAGTAAAAGTAGGTAACCCTTACTTATACGAGTCTGACGATTACAACTTAGATATTAAATGGGAAATGTTCCCTACAAGCGACGAATTAATTTCATTTACTGCTTTTGGAAAATACATTGTTAACCCAATGAACGAAGTTACGATTGCTTCTTCTTCAAATGATATCTCATACATCAACACTGGAGATTATGGTTATGTAGCAGGAGCTGAAGTAGAATACCGTAAAATGCTTTTCAATTTTGACGAAGTAAATACAAAAAAATTATCTGCTGGTATTAACGCTTCTTACTTACATACAAGCCAAGAGTTAAATGCTGACAAAGTTGACAGAGAGACAGATTACCAAGTTGTATTTACAAACACAAAAAGCCAGTTTACAGGAGCTTCAGATTTATTGCTAAATGCAGACCTTTCTTACTTAGCAGAATGGGAAAATGATAAAAGCTTAAACACAACTATTGCATATAGCTACTTCTCAGACCGTATTAATGCTATTGGAACAAACGGAAGAGGTGACTTGGTTGACAAAGCTTTTGGTTCATTAGATTTTATCGCTAAATCTAAATTAAACAAAAACTTAGGATTAGATTTGGTTGTAAAAAACATTCTTGATCCAAGAATCAACAGAGTACAAGAAAATGCTTCTGGAGACGTAAATGTTTTATCATACAAAAAAGGATTAGGATTAAGCTTCAAACTTAATTACACATTCTAA
- a CDS encoding T9SS type A sorting domain-containing protein yields MAKNYFYITFLLAFFFTVSVSAQDSKQLPKPQESTSIEGLSLYPNPVTNGKVYISSKNDLEKEIIVFDILGKKVLQAHLVSRELSVSDLPPGVYIIKISEQNASATRKLIIR; encoded by the coding sequence ATGGCAAAAAACTACTTTTATATTACTTTCTTATTGGCATTTTTCTTTACTGTAAGCGTTTCGGCGCAGGACAGCAAGCAATTACCAAAACCTCAGGAATCTACTTCTATTGAGGGTCTTAGCTTGTATCCTAATCCAGTGACAAACGGAAAAGTCTATATCTCATCTAAAAACGATTTGGAGAAAGAAATTATTGTGTTTGACATCTTAGGCAAAAAAGTATTACAGGCACATTTGGTTTCAAGAGAACTAAGTGTTTCAGACTTACCGCCAGGTGTTTACATCATCAAAATAAGCGAACAGAACGCATCGGCAACACGAAAACTCATTATAAGATAA
- a CDS encoding acyl transferase encodes MITASDIFTISSQKQFEKIALKVFRFQHENNKVYRDFCDFLKVNPQQVKSLQQIPFLPIQFFKSHDVVSNTDPAQVTFTSSGTTGMITSRHLVTDVSLYEESYRKGFSQFYGNIEDYVVLALLPSYLEREGSSLIYMVEDLIKLSNQPESGFYLHNHDDLIKKLLELDEAGQNVILIGVTYALLDLIEKHQFNLQNTIIMETGGMKGKRKEMIREELHDILCKGFGVSSIHSEYGMTELLAQAYSLGEGVFECPSWMHILVRDPEDALTYVKDGKTGGINVIDLANINSCSFIATQDLGKKNPNNSFEVLGRFDNSDIRGCNLMVL; translated from the coding sequence TTGATTACAGCCAGCGATATATTTACCATTTCGAGTCAGAAACAATTTGAAAAAATAGCACTAAAAGTGTTTCGTTTTCAGCACGAAAACAACAAAGTCTATCGCGATTTCTGTGATTTTTTAAAAGTAAATCCGCAGCAGGTAAAATCACTGCAGCAGATTCCTTTTTTACCCATTCAGTTTTTCAAAAGCCATGATGTTGTTTCCAACACCGATCCTGCACAGGTAACTTTTACCAGCAGCGGCACAACCGGAATGATTACCAGCAGACATCTAGTAACCGATGTTTCTCTATACGAAGAAAGTTACCGCAAAGGGTTTTCACAATTTTACGGCAACATCGAAGATTATGTTGTTTTAGCCCTTTTACCGTCTTATTTAGAGCGTGAAGGCTCTTCATTAATTTATATGGTCGAAGACCTAATAAAACTCTCTAATCAGCCTGAAAGCGGGTTTTATTTGCACAACCACGACGACCTAATCAAAAAACTTCTTGAACTAGACGAAGCAGGCCAAAATGTAATTTTAATTGGGGTTACGTATGCTTTGTTAGATTTGATCGAAAAGCACCAATTCAATCTTCAAAATACCATTATTATGGAAACTGGAGGAATGAAAGGGAAACGCAAAGAAATGATTCGCGAGGAATTGCACGACATTTTATGCAAAGGCTTTGGCGTTTCATCCATTCATTCAGAATACGGAATGACTGAACTTTTAGCGCAAGCTTATTCTCTTGGCGAAGGTGTTTTTGAATGCCCTTCTTGGATGCATATTTTAGTTCGCGATCCAGAAGATGCTTTAACGTATGTAAAAGATGGAAAAACAGGCGGAATTAATGTGATCGATTTGGCCAATATCAATTCATGCTCTTTTATCGCGACGCAAGATTTAGGCAAAAAAAATCCCAACAACTCTTTTGAAGTATTGGGACGTTTTGATAATTCTGATATTCGTGGGTGTAATTTGATGGTTCTTTAA
- a CDS encoding helix-turn-helix domain-containing protein, protein MERKVKYNYEFKLHCVEEVLKNHKGLEPTASKYDISNTSLKRWISFYMKFGSEGLLPKSRNTKYSLNFKLKVLHSIDNKALSLGKACLAFNIPAKSTILSWQQEYKRDGLKGLKLKPKGRTPAMNFKRKPRKTNQPLTREEELLKELEYLRAENEILKKFNALVQAEQAKQNKRLKP, encoded by the coding sequence ATGGAAAGAAAAGTCAAGTACAATTATGAATTTAAACTTCACTGTGTAGAAGAAGTTTTAAAAAATCACAAAGGATTAGAGCCCACTGCTTCAAAGTATGACATATCCAACACCAGCCTAAAAAGATGGATTAGTTTCTATATGAAATTTGGCAGTGAAGGACTGCTTCCAAAATCAAGAAATACAAAATACAGCTTAAATTTTAAGTTAAAAGTATTGCATTCTATTGACAATAAGGCCTTATCTTTGGGCAAAGCCTGTTTAGCATTCAATATTCCTGCAAAATCCACAATACTTAGTTGGCAGCAAGAATATAAAAGAGATGGTTTAAAAGGTTTGAAGCTTAAACCCAAAGGCAGAACTCCAGCTATGAATTTTAAAAGAAAACCACGCAAAACAAACCAGCCCTTAACTCGAGAAGAAGAACTTTTAAAGGAACTGGAATATTTACGAGCAGAGAACGAAATTTTAAAAAAGTTCAATGCCTTAGTTCAAGCCGAACAAGCCAAACAAAACAAAAGGCTCAAACCATAA
- a CDS encoding IS3 family transposase gives MFTSRERNFKKVQCLSSSRTSQTKQKAQTIMELRHKYDLDVLLNCMDMVRSTYYYYEKKKQAIDKYQEIKQLIKDIYNHHKGRLGYRRITLLIKQKGILINHKTILRLMKALGLKSLIRVKKYKSYKGDQGKIAPNLLQRNFKACRPNEKWATDITEFNVSGSKLYLSPIIDLFNGEIISYELSERPHFEQITAMLKKSFRRIPKNTNLILHSDQGWQYQMKKYQSLLKEKGIKQSMSRKGNCLDNAVIENFFGILKSELFYLKKYISVNQLKKEIEEYIKYYNNERIKLNLKGMSPIQYRAHYYQI, from the coding sequence ATATTTACGAGCAGAGAACGAAATTTTAAAAAAGTTCAATGCCTTAGTTCAAGCCGAACAAGCCAAACAAAACAAAAGGCTCAAACCATAATGGAATTAAGGCATAAATACGATTTAGATGTTTTGCTAAATTGTATGGACATGGTTAGAAGCACTTATTATTACTATGAAAAAAAGAAGCAGGCAATAGATAAATATCAAGAAATAAAGCAGTTAATCAAAGATATTTATAATCATCACAAAGGGCGGTTAGGCTACAGGCGCATTACTTTGTTAATCAAACAAAAAGGAATCTTAATTAATCATAAAACAATACTGAGATTGATGAAGGCTTTAGGACTGAAAAGTTTAATCCGCGTCAAAAAATACAAATCATACAAAGGAGACCAGGGAAAAATAGCTCCTAATTTGCTTCAGCGCAACTTTAAGGCCTGCAGGCCTAATGAGAAATGGGCAACTGACATAACGGAATTTAATGTATCGGGTAGCAAATTATACCTTTCTCCGATTATTGATTTATTTAATGGAGAAATTATAAGTTATGAATTATCTGAAAGGCCGCATTTTGAACAAATAACAGCCATGCTTAAAAAGTCTTTTAGAAGGATACCCAAAAATACAAATCTGATATTGCACTCAGATCAGGGTTGGCAGTACCAAATGAAAAAGTATCAATCGCTGCTTAAAGAGAAAGGAATCAAACAAAGTATGTCCAGAAAAGGAAATTGCCTAGATAATGCAGTGATCGAAAATTTCTTTGGAATTTTAAAATCAGAGCTCTTTTATCTTAAGAAATACATCTCTGTAAATCAATTAAAAAAAGAGATCGAAGAATATATAAAATATTATAATAACGAAAGAATCAAACTTAATCTAAAAGGAATGAGCCCGATACAATATCGAGCTCATTATTATCAAATTTAA